The following proteins are co-located in the Streptomyces sp. DT2A-34 genome:
- a CDS encoding peptidoglycan-binding domain-containing protein: MTIHTHRPRLASALTAAVMSAAVGATLALGASPASAAVSDGYVSGGGSFNNDWGDEGTVSTSAYSPSNAACLWQKILWAEGLLKESKISGNFSAETRVATKKLQSRWNINTTGKADPRTFNTAGKPGRLKYVSGSTASGRELTLKYQGGSHEFTVKRNDKGRYGFYADGAWRSAAYRSLSCR, translated from the coding sequence ATGACCATCCATACGCACCGGCCCCGCCTGGCCTCGGCCCTGACCGCCGCCGTCATGAGCGCGGCTGTCGGCGCCACGCTGGCCCTGGGCGCCTCTCCGGCATCGGCGGCCGTCTCCGACGGTTACGTCAGCGGCGGCGGCAGTTTCAACAACGACTGGGGGGACGAGGGCACAGTGTCCACCAGCGCCTATTCGCCGTCCAACGCCGCCTGTCTGTGGCAGAAGATCCTGTGGGCCGAGGGCCTGCTGAAGGAGTCGAAGATCAGCGGCAACTTCTCGGCGGAGACACGCGTCGCCACCAAGAAGCTCCAGTCCCGCTGGAACATCAACACGACCGGCAAGGCCGACCCGCGGACGTTCAACACCGCCGGCAAACCCGGCAGGCTGAAGTACGTCTCCGGCAGCACCGCCAGCGGTAGGGAGCTTACGCTCAAGTACCAGGGCGGCTCACACGAGTTCACCGTGAAGCGCAACGACAAGGGCCGGTACGGCTTCTACGCCGACGGCGCCTGGAGGAGCGCCGCGTACAGGTCCCTCAGCTGTCGCTGA
- a CDS encoding helix-turn-helix transcriptional regulator has product MPAKKDPDASMNVPCFYGAELRYRREQAGLTLEQLADGSFRGIPFLSQIERGERGMPMDLARHVDERLGTDGFFQRRCEDVAKARRAGHPLYYADVPDLEKHAETLEEWAPNVIPGLLQTEPYMRVLMRHGESSPSRELIEQRVRARLKRAELWDREQRPAYWGILRESVIRTPLMPPGQMAEQLEHIVNVIRATESVLQIVPQTTAAHPLMYGMAKIMTFPDAPPLVWTESNFDGQIADFPALVKEYRRSYDLLRAVALPPAASLALIEEAARNYRDEAQQGD; this is encoded by the coding sequence GTGCCCGCGAAGAAGGACCCTGACGCGTCGATGAATGTCCCGTGCTTCTACGGCGCTGAGTTGCGCTATAGGCGGGAGCAAGCGGGGCTGACGCTGGAGCAGTTGGCGGACGGGAGTTTTCGCGGGATCCCGTTCCTCAGCCAGATCGAGCGCGGGGAACGGGGGATGCCGATGGATCTGGCCCGGCATGTGGACGAGCGGCTGGGCACGGACGGGTTTTTCCAGCGGCGCTGCGAAGACGTCGCCAAGGCGCGGCGGGCGGGGCATCCGCTGTACTACGCGGATGTGCCGGACCTGGAGAAGCACGCGGAGACGTTGGAGGAATGGGCGCCCAACGTCATCCCAGGCCTCCTGCAGACCGAGCCGTACATGCGGGTTCTCATGCGGCACGGGGAGTCGTCGCCGTCCCGAGAGCTGATCGAGCAGCGTGTCCGCGCGCGGCTGAAGCGTGCGGAACTGTGGGATCGTGAGCAGCGGCCTGCGTACTGGGGGATCCTTCGCGAGTCAGTCATTCGGACCCCGCTTATGCCGCCGGGGCAGATGGCCGAGCAGCTGGAGCACATCGTGAACGTGATCCGGGCCACGGAGAGTGTTTTGCAGATCGTCCCGCAAACGACCGCCGCGCACCCCCTCATGTACGGCATGGCCAAGATCATGACCTTCCCTGACGCGCCGCCGCTGGTGTGGACGGAAAGCAACTTCGATGGCCAGATTGCCGACTTTCCGGCCCTCGTGAAGGAGTACCGCAGGTCGTACGATCTCCTCAGGGCCGTCGCACTCCCTCCCGCGGCGTCCCTTGCCTTGATCGAAGAAGCAGCGAGGAACTACAGAGATGAAGCGCAGCAAGGGGATTGA
- a CDS encoding M23 family metallopeptidase gives MKTTALNRHRKTPVALAAGALALSLGFQLTATATATAAPDTDQVTDAIADVTKPRFQMPFACDTHWRIDTYDSGHSPAVDIVVKDNTGSSGKAVYPGYLGTVARTFWDRGAGNVIVINHGAGWYTAYYHLKEKHDTYVQVGDVVTAKTRIGSIGATGSNSGNWAHLHYEQRYKLTGIPTEADREPVHFNGTKYTGTGQTWKDVVSKNC, from the coding sequence ATGAAGACAACCGCCCTGAACCGACACCGCAAGACGCCCGTGGCCCTCGCGGCCGGCGCCCTCGCGCTCTCACTCGGCTTCCAGCTCACCGCCACGGCCACGGCCACGGCGGCTCCCGACACGGACCAGGTGACCGACGCGATCGCGGACGTGACCAAGCCCAGGTTCCAGATGCCGTTCGCCTGCGACACGCACTGGCGGATCGACACCTACGACAGCGGCCACAGCCCTGCGGTGGACATCGTGGTGAAGGACAACACGGGGTCGTCGGGCAAGGCGGTGTACCCCGGCTACCTGGGCACGGTGGCCCGCACCTTCTGGGACCGGGGCGCCGGCAACGTCATCGTCATCAACCACGGCGCCGGCTGGTACACGGCGTACTACCACCTCAAGGAGAAGCACGACACGTACGTCCAGGTGGGCGACGTGGTCACCGCGAAGACCAGGATCGGCAGCATCGGCGCGACCGGCAGCAACAGCGGCAACTGGGCGCACCTGCACTACGAGCAGCGCTACAAGCTCACCGGCATCCCCACGGAGGCCGACCGCGAGCCCGTGCACTTCAACGGCACGAAGTACACGGGTACGGGCCAGACGTGGAAGGACGTCGTCAGCAAGAACTGCTAG
- a CDS encoding protein kinase: MTEPYAVPVPKGYRVGGWEVREPIATGAFGSVYAGRRVGAGPDRPAEVALKFLPTGTGTPRQLTHLRELIDREVELHRRLKQPRLIRMYETLVVDDADHPALDGATVLVLEKAEGSLSALLAHTPRPAAGPALLAQICAGLAQLHHAGWVHGDLKPANVLLMKDGSARLADFNMAAELEGTHAYTPAFSTPDYTPPELLWSEIGERGRRIRPSADVWAFGVLAHLVLTGSFPLPGATPTTRRDAAAAYARGTDELRLSPELPDSWREIVRDCLTRTHADRVGTQDLLRRVEAAAGTGRSPRLPRVLLPRRRSRRTTMLAAATGVVAVSALGYGISTWAGAGTERAGASGGETTKVTAATYGASELRTDKGVPVAYRRLIVDAAHDCVQPEVTPALIAALLKAESNFDPDLSDPSVGKEGEYGIARWTPSLLRWWIRDDGVPAKETPKPPLSPAESIPAVGRYLCFMEPRLNQTGLSGDRQVLLAAAYRTSTKVVNNAGGVPPQYRDYATRVAHYLKEYTPPGKR; this comes from the coding sequence GTGACCGAGCCGTACGCCGTGCCGGTGCCGAAGGGGTACCGGGTGGGCGGGTGGGAGGTGCGGGAGCCGATCGCCACGGGGGCGTTCGGGAGCGTGTACGCGGGCAGGCGCGTCGGAGCCGGCCCGGACCGGCCGGCCGAGGTGGCCCTGAAGTTCCTGCCCACTGGCACCGGAACCCCGCGCCAACTCACCCACCTGCGCGAACTCATCGACCGCGAGGTCGAGTTGCACCGCAGGCTGAAGCAGCCGCGGCTGATCCGGATGTACGAGACCCTCGTCGTCGACGACGCGGACCACCCGGCCCTCGACGGCGCCACGGTCCTCGTACTGGAGAAGGCGGAAGGGTCGCTGTCGGCGTTGCTGGCGCACACGCCGAGGCCGGCGGCCGGACCGGCGCTGCTCGCGCAGATCTGCGCGGGACTGGCGCAGCTGCACCACGCCGGATGGGTGCACGGGGACCTCAAACCGGCCAATGTGCTGCTGATGAAGGACGGTTCTGCCCGGCTCGCCGACTTCAACATGGCGGCGGAGCTGGAGGGCACGCACGCGTACACACCCGCCTTCTCGACCCCCGACTACACGCCGCCGGAACTCCTCTGGTCGGAGATCGGCGAGCGCGGCCGCCGTATCCGACCGTCGGCCGACGTCTGGGCGTTCGGCGTCCTGGCCCATCTGGTCCTCACCGGCTCCTTCCCGCTCCCCGGCGCCACTCCCACGACCCGCCGTGACGCGGCCGCCGCCTACGCCCGCGGCACCGACGAGCTACGCCTGTCGCCCGAACTCCCGGACTCCTGGCGGGAGATCGTGCGGGACTGCCTGACCCGTACGCACGCCGACCGCGTCGGCACCCAGGACCTGCTGCGGCGGGTGGAGGCCGCGGCGGGCACCGGCCGTTCACCGCGCCTGCCGCGGGTCCTGCTCCCCCGCCGCCGCTCGCGCCGTACGACGATGCTGGCCGCCGCGACCGGCGTGGTGGCGGTGTCCGCCCTCGGCTACGGCATCAGCACCTGGGCCGGCGCCGGGACCGAGAGGGCCGGCGCGTCGGGCGGCGAGACCACGAAGGTCACGGCCGCCACCTACGGCGCCTCCGAACTCCGTACGGACAAAGGTGTCCCGGTGGCCTACCGCCGCCTCATCGTCGACGCCGCCCACGACTGCGTCCAGCCGGAGGTCACCCCCGCGCTGATCGCCGCCCTGCTGAAGGCGGAGAGCAACTTCGACCCGGACCTCTCCGACCCGTCCGTGGGCAAGGAGGGCGAGTACGGCATCGCGCGCTGGACGCCGAGCCTGCTGCGCTGGTGGATCCGCGACGACGGCGTCCCCGCGAAGGAGACCCCCAAGCCTCCCCTCTCCCCCGCCGAGTCCATCCCGGCCGTCGGCCGCTACCTCTGCTTCATGGAACCGCGCCTGAACCAGACCGGCTTGTCCGGCGACCGCCAGGTGCTGCTGGCCGCCGCGTACCGGACCTCGACCAAGGTCGTGAACAACGCGGGCGGTGTTCCCCCGCAGTACCGCGACTACGCCACCCGCGTCGCCCACTACCTCAAGGAGTACACGCCGCCCGGCAAGAGGTGA
- a CDS encoding peptidoglycan-binding protein has protein sequence MNFRNTRARLTVAAIGATVAGTLAFGAAPASAAASNGYVSGSGYTYDDWNDEGTVSTASHTKSNVSCLWQKILWAEGATESDGSTYDDADVDGVFGSNTKYTTKKLQSRWGLTADGIVGKKTFTKAGSKLTNSRYVNYDSNRVYILTYKGSKHSFPVYRGQTGKWSFYESNKLRAAGYDYRSCA, from the coding sequence ATGAACTTCCGTAACACCCGAGCCCGTCTGACCGTTGCCGCCATCGGTGCCACCGTGGCGGGCACCCTGGCCTTCGGCGCCGCACCGGCCTCGGCCGCCGCCTCCAACGGATACGTCAGCGGTTCCGGCTACACCTACGACGACTGGAACGACGAGGGCACCGTCTCGACCGCCTCGCACACCAAGTCCAACGTGAGCTGCCTGTGGCAGAAGATCCTGTGGGCGGAAGGCGCCACCGAGTCGGACGGCTCCACGTACGACGACGCGGACGTCGACGGCGTCTTCGGCTCGAACACCAAGTACACCACCAAGAAGCTCCAGTCCCGCTGGGGTCTGACCGCCGACGGCATCGTGGGCAAGAAGACCTTCACGAAGGCCGGCTCCAAGCTGACGAACTCCCGGTATGTGAACTACGACTCCAACCGGGTGTACATCCTGACGTACAAGGGCAGCAAGCACAGCTTCCCCGTCTACCGGGGCCAGACCGGCAAGTGGAGCTTCTACGAGAGCAACAAGCTCCGGGCCGCGGGGTACGACTACCGGTCCTGCGCCTGA
- a CDS encoding protein kinase: MSADSSAHAVDVPRGYRVGAWEVREPIASGGFGSVYAARRAEPAEPAEPAEPAEPAEGLPTEVALKFLPTGTQTPRQLHHLRELAERETELLRRLQRPRLIRMYEALTVDDPARPGLDGATVLVLERAEGSLDQLLDQLSARLRGRRGAPAGHAVAVPGGPSLVAQICEGVAHLHHAGWVHGDLKPANVLLMADGSARLADFNMAAELDGTHAYSPAFTTSDYTPPELLWAEVGERGHQTRPTADIWAFGIIAHLVLTGSLPFPGTNPTARREAVQRYAKGRDELRLSPELPDVWRQIVTDCLAPTHADRAPHTAQALLRRVEAAAGAARSPRLPRLKPRRGPHPAVLISLAAIAAVSLATAGLLALREPAPQGYARCDQGDVCFFTKPDGQGEMCAWYERDHDWIGGVITCDWAKTTRPRSAFNNGYVGDPHHDVKLFRKAKWKEPFGCIQELQKVNFPDPGGLVIRSHEWVRSC; the protein is encoded by the coding sequence ATGAGCGCCGACTCGTCGGCCCACGCCGTGGACGTCCCGCGGGGTTACCGCGTCGGCGCCTGGGAGGTGCGCGAGCCCATCGCGTCCGGGGGCTTCGGCAGTGTGTACGCCGCCCGGCGCGCCGAGCCCGCCGAGCCCGCCGAGCCCGCCGAGCCCGCCGAGCCCGCCGAGGGCCTGCCGACCGAGGTCGCGCTGAAGTTCCTGCCCACAGGCACCCAAACGCCACGCCAACTGCACCACTTGCGGGAACTCGCCGAGCGGGAGACCGAGTTGCTGCGCCGATTGCAGCGTCCGCGCCTGATCCGGATGTACGAGGCCCTGACCGTGGACGACCCGGCCCGCCCCGGCCTCGACGGCGCCACGGTCCTCGTACTGGAACGCGCCGAGGGCTCCCTCGACCAGCTGCTCGACCAGTTGTCGGCGCGGCTGCGGGGCCGCAGGGGCGCGCCCGCCGGCCATGCCGTCGCCGTCCCGGGCGGACCCTCCCTGGTCGCCCAGATCTGCGAGGGAGTGGCCCACCTCCACCACGCGGGCTGGGTGCACGGCGACCTCAAGCCCGCCAACGTGCTGCTGATGGCGGACGGTTCGGCACGCCTCGCCGACTTCAACATGGCCGCCGAACTGGACGGCACCCACGCCTACTCCCCCGCGTTCACGACCTCCGACTACACCCCGCCCGAACTGCTGTGGGCCGAGGTCGGCGAACGTGGCCACCAGACCCGTCCCACCGCCGACATCTGGGCCTTCGGCATCATCGCCCACCTGGTGCTGACCGGCAGCCTGCCGTTCCCCGGAACGAACCCGACGGCCCGCCGGGAAGCGGTCCAGCGCTACGCCAAGGGCCGCGACGAGCTCCGCCTCTCGCCCGAACTCCCGGACGTGTGGCGGCAGATCGTCACCGACTGCCTCGCCCCCACCCACGCCGACCGGGCCCCGCACACCGCGCAGGCCCTGCTGCGCCGGGTCGAGGCCGCGGCCGGGGCGGCACGCTCCCCGCGGCTGCCCCGGCTGAAGCCGCGGCGCGGCCCGCATCCGGCCGTCCTCATCTCGCTCGCGGCGATCGCGGCGGTGTCGCTGGCCACCGCCGGGCTGCTCGCCCTGCGCGAGCCCGCGCCCCAGGGGTACGCCCGCTGCGACCAGGGAGACGTCTGCTTCTTCACGAAGCCGGACGGACAGGGCGAGATGTGCGCCTGGTACGAGCGCGACCACGACTGGATCGGCGGCGTCATCACCTGCGACTGGGCGAAGACCACCCGACCGAGATCGGCCTTCAACAACGGCTACGTCGGGGATCCGCACCACGACGTCAAGCTCTTCCGCAAGGCCAAGTGGAAAGAGCCGTTCGGCTGCATCCAGGAGCTCCAGAAGGTCAACTTCCCTGACCCCGGCGGCCTGGTGATCCGCTCTCATGAATGGGTTCGCTCCTGCTGA
- a CDS encoding DUF397 domain-containing protein — MKRSKGIDLSSVAWRKSSYSNGQGADCLEVADNLPGITPVRDSKNPNGPALVFPAHAWGAFVGTLKDGAALDVSDS; from the coding sequence ATGAAGCGCAGCAAGGGGATTGACCTGAGCTCCGTCGCCTGGCGCAAGAGCAGCTACAGCAATGGTCAAGGCGCCGACTGCCTCGAAGTAGCCGACAACCTCCCCGGCATCACCCCCGTCCGCGACTCCAAGAACCCCAACGGCCCCGCCCTCGTGTTCCCCGCCCACGCCTGGGGCGCATTCGTCGGGACACTCAAGGACGGGGCCGCTCTGGACGTCAGCGACAGCTGA
- the purH gene encoding bifunctional phosphoribosylaminoimidazolecarboxamide formyltransferase/IMP cyclohydrolase gives MTATAESNKRPLRRALVSVYDKTGLEDLARGLHEAGVELVSTGSTAAKIAAAGVPVTKVEELTGFPECLDGRVKTLHPRVHAGILADLRLEDHRRQLAELGVEPFDLVVVNLYPFRETVASGASPDECVEQIDIGGPSMVRAAAKNHPSVAVVTSPARYADVLAAVRDGGFDLPTRKRLAAEAFRHTAEYDIAVSSWFASAYAPADDSPFPSFLATSLERAHTLRYGENPHQPAALYTAGTGGLAQAEQLHGKEMSFNNYTDTDAARRAAYDHDEPAVAIIKHANPCGIAIGADVAEAHRRAHACDPLSAFGGVIAVNRPVSKEMAEQVAEIFTEVIVAPDYEEGAVEALAKKKNIRVLRAPGRPEYPVEVKPIDGGALLQVTDRLQADGDDPANWTLATGEGLSAEELSELAFAWKACRAVKSNAILLAKDGASVGVGMGQVNRVDSAKLAVERAGAERAQGSYAASDAFFPFPDGLEILTEAGVKAVVQPGGSVRDELVVEAAKKAGVTMYFTGTRHFFH, from the coding sequence GTGACCGCCACCGCCGAGAGCAACAAGCGGCCCCTTCGCCGGGCGCTCGTCAGCGTCTATGACAAGACCGGGCTGGAAGACCTCGCGCGCGGGCTGCACGAGGCCGGTGTCGAGCTCGTCTCCACCGGTTCCACGGCCGCGAAGATCGCCGCGGCGGGCGTCCCCGTCACCAAGGTCGAGGAGCTCACCGGCTTCCCCGAGTGCCTGGACGGCCGCGTCAAGACGCTGCACCCGCGCGTGCACGCGGGCATCCTCGCCGACCTGCGCCTGGAGGACCACCGGCGGCAGCTGGCCGAGCTGGGTGTCGAGCCGTTCGACCTCGTCGTCGTCAACCTCTACCCGTTCCGCGAGACCGTCGCGTCCGGGGCCTCTCCCGACGAGTGCGTGGAGCAGATCGACATCGGCGGTCCGTCGATGGTGCGCGCCGCCGCCAAGAACCACCCGTCCGTGGCGGTCGTCACCAGCCCGGCGCGGTACGCCGACGTCCTGGCGGCGGTCCGCGACGGCGGCTTCGACCTCCCCACCCGCAAGCGGCTCGCCGCGGAGGCCTTCCGGCACACGGCCGAGTACGACATCGCGGTCTCCTCCTGGTTCGCCTCCGCCTATGCCCCGGCCGACGACTCCCCGTTCCCGAGCTTCCTCGCCACCAGCCTGGAGCGCGCCCACACCCTGCGCTACGGCGAGAACCCGCACCAGCCCGCCGCCCTCTACACCGCGGGCACCGGCGGCCTCGCGCAGGCCGAGCAGCTGCACGGCAAGGAGATGTCCTTCAACAACTACACGGACACGGACGCCGCCCGCCGTGCCGCGTACGACCACGACGAGCCGGCCGTCGCGATCATCAAGCACGCCAACCCGTGCGGCATCGCGATCGGCGCGGACGTCGCCGAGGCGCACCGCAGGGCGCACGCCTGCGACCCGCTGTCGGCGTTCGGCGGCGTGATCGCGGTCAACCGTCCGGTGTCCAAGGAGATGGCCGAGCAGGTCGCGGAGATCTTCACCGAGGTCATCGTCGCGCCGGACTACGAGGAGGGGGCCGTGGAGGCCCTCGCCAAGAAGAAGAACATCCGCGTGCTGCGCGCCCCCGGTCGCCCCGAGTACCCCGTCGAGGTCAAGCCCATCGACGGCGGCGCCCTCCTCCAGGTCACCGACCGCCTCCAGGCCGACGGCGACGACCCGGCCAACTGGACCCTCGCGACGGGCGAGGGGCTCAGCGCCGAGGAACTCTCGGAACTCGCCTTCGCCTGGAAGGCCTGCCGGGCCGTCAAGTCCAACGCCATCCTGCTCGCCAAGGACGGCGCGTCGGTGGGCGTCGGCATGGGGCAGGTCAACCGGGTCGACTCCGCGAAGCTGGCCGTCGAGCGGGCCGGCGCCGAGCGCGCGCAGGGTTCGTACGCCGCCTCCGACGCCTTCTTCCCCTTCCCCGACGGTCTGGAGATCCTGACCGAGGCCGGGGTCAAGGCCGTTGTCCAGCCGGGCGGTTCGGTCCGCGACGAGCTGGTGGTCGAGGCCGCGAAGAAGGCGGGCGTGACGATGTACTTCACGGGGACGCGGCACTTCTTCCACTGA
- a CDS encoding ATP-binding protein, with translation MTRPLVLELLALPKAVPEARRAVREHLNRPCPEIQLCVSELLTNVITHVGEGTPVTLRLTHGHDGCARVEVTDPDAHTWLIARRPDAGEEMGRGLLLITAVARRWGVDRHPRGKTVWCEVGGAAADPETLEVPRAPRRPHSDICVARSDLFTTTNGEGTP, from the coding sequence GTGACCCGACCGCTCGTCCTCGAACTGCTCGCGCTCCCCAAAGCCGTCCCCGAGGCCCGCCGTGCCGTACGCGAGCATCTCAACCGCCCTTGCCCCGAAATCCAGCTCTGCGTAAGCGAGTTGCTGACGAACGTAATCACCCATGTCGGCGAGGGCACGCCGGTGACACTCCGTCTGACCCACGGTCACGACGGCTGTGCACGGGTGGAGGTCACCGACCCCGACGCACATACCTGGCTCATCGCGCGTCGGCCTGACGCGGGCGAGGAGATGGGGCGGGGCCTGCTGCTGATCACCGCGGTCGCCCGGCGCTGGGGCGTGGACCGGCATCCGCGAGGCAAGACCGTGTGGTGCGAAGTGGGCGGCGCGGCGGCCGACCCTGAAACGTTGGAGGTACCACGCGCGCCCCGTCGGCCGCACAGTGACATCTGCGTCGCCCGGAGCGACCTCTTCACGACAACCAACGGGGAAGGAACACCATGA
- a CDS encoding serine/threonine-protein kinase: MTDQRQSMPSHTPASGDAALKQAGATPLQRTDPGRIGPYAPLGLLGTGGMGRVYLARPADNSPGLAAVKVIRPEYAEDPRFRRRFEREASLHARVHTPRAPQLLGTGFDDTLLWMATQYVPGLNLADAVRDCGTLAPAGVWRLVADLGQALSAMAAADVVHRDLKPSNVILSPQGAHVIDFGIAQAADSSAITSTGSRVGTPAFMSPEYLREGRCDTASDVFSLAGSLIYATTGHAPFGDGTGVDVMHRVAFEEPKQEIMAELGAVDAALAGLLSACLAKDPSGRPTPRQLTEAATAAGHGRAAVWHEPLSARLIARGQACDALERLAVQETVHLRAPDHAAFPAHGPTFGPPTPPEPHAATMPATHPEDGGGRRKRKAYLAVAAGLAVCAVAASAFFLTRPSLDETASAAPTAAGSTAPDDTGTSRLPSSSASPSGDKEKEKEEGKGKGKGKQTSQAQAGTSQSPNAPEGGAGATQSTPAAEASPTSDGDDSGGSGGGTAPTATPTETATTPATPPWNSQCTYYSGTKLTDYGDKGQRVVQVQCMLSKRGYNVGSAGVDGEFGRDTESAVKQFQSAKGLEVDGQVGPNTWAALRSST; the protein is encoded by the coding sequence ATGACAGACCAGCGGCAGTCCATGCCGTCCCACACCCCGGCGTCCGGTGACGCCGCCCTGAAGCAGGCGGGCGCGACACCGCTGCAGCGGACCGACCCCGGCCGCATCGGCCCCTACGCTCCCCTCGGCCTCCTCGGCACCGGCGGCATGGGCCGCGTCTACCTCGCCCGCCCCGCCGACAACTCCCCCGGTCTCGCCGCCGTCAAGGTGATCCGCCCGGAGTACGCCGAAGACCCGAGGTTCCGGCGGCGCTTCGAGCGGGAGGCCTCCCTGCACGCCCGCGTGCACACCCCGCGTGCGCCGCAGCTGCTCGGCACCGGGTTCGACGACACGCTGCTGTGGATGGCCACGCAGTACGTGCCCGGCCTCAACCTCGCCGACGCCGTGCGCGACTGCGGCACGCTGGCGCCGGCCGGCGTGTGGCGGCTGGTGGCTGACCTCGGGCAGGCCCTGTCGGCGATGGCCGCCGCCGATGTCGTACACCGGGATCTCAAGCCGTCCAACGTGATCCTGTCCCCGCAGGGCGCGCACGTCATCGACTTCGGCATCGCGCAGGCCGCCGACAGCAGCGCGATCACCTCGACCGGCAGCAGGGTCGGCACGCCCGCCTTCATGTCGCCCGAGTATCTGCGCGAGGGGCGGTGCGACACCGCCTCCGACGTCTTCTCGCTCGCGGGGAGCCTCATCTACGCCACCACCGGGCACGCCCCGTTCGGGGACGGCACCGGCGTCGACGTGATGCACCGGGTGGCCTTCGAGGAGCCCAAGCAGGAGATCATGGCCGAACTCGGCGCCGTGGACGCCGCGTTGGCCGGCCTGCTGTCCGCCTGCCTCGCCAAGGACCCCTCCGGGCGCCCCACCCCACGGCAACTCACCGAGGCCGCCACGGCCGCCGGTCACGGCCGCGCCGCCGTCTGGCACGAGCCGCTGAGCGCCCGGCTGATCGCCCGAGGGCAGGCCTGCGACGCGCTGGAACGCCTCGCCGTCCAGGAGACCGTCCACTTGCGCGCGCCGGACCACGCGGCGTTCCCGGCCCACGGCCCCACCTTCGGGCCGCCCACGCCGCCCGAGCCGCACGCCGCCACCATGCCGGCCACACACCCCGAGGACGGCGGCGGCCGGAGGAAGCGGAAGGCGTACCTCGCCGTCGCCGCGGGCCTCGCCGTGTGCGCCGTCGCCGCGAGCGCCTTCTTCCTCACCCGCCCGTCCCTCGACGAAACGGCCTCCGCCGCACCGACGGCAGCCGGCAGCACCGCCCCCGACGACACGGGGACCTCGCGCCTGCCCAGTTCCTCCGCCTCTCCCTCCGGCGACAAGGAGAAAGAGAAGGAGGAGGGGAAGGGAAAGGGGAAGGGGAAGCAGACCAGCCAGGCGCAGGCCGGGACGTCGCAGAGCCCGAACGCGCCCGAAGGCGGCGCAGGCGCGACGCAGTCCACTCCCGCCGCCGAAGCCTCCCCCACATCGGACGGCGACGACAGCGGCGGCAGCGGTGGCGGCACCGCCCCGACCGCCACCCCCACCGAGACCGCCACCACACCCGCCACTCCGCCCTGGAACTCCCAGTGCACGTACTACTCCGGCACCAAGCTCACCGACTACGGCGACAAGGGCCAACGCGTCGTCCAGGTGCAGTGCATGCTCAGCAAGCGCGGCTACAACGTCGGCAGCGCGGGCGTGGACGGCGAGTTCGGCAGGGACACCGAGTCCGCGGTCAAGCAGTTCCAGAGCGCCAAGGGACTTGAGGTGGACGGCCAGGTGGGGCCCAACACCTGGGCGGCCCTGCGGAGTTCCACATGA
- a CDS encoding FHA domain-containing protein, with translation MHSIIVVPMHSACPDDHLRLEPGDALPFGRVAPSHSPHSPHSPHSPHSPHLTIAHEGVSRTAGEITAAGAYWRLSNLSSAQTYVVENPEGAGEHIKVAPGRLDAPVPFEFARVVLPAGSDLLSFDVWAPRHDFLDRPGPRDGAPTTCAFPLDRGKRYFQVLVALCAGRLRGEPHAPLPTAEELVERLRPLWPSVSRASVAWNIDYLAVKLRLKPAPDSTPGGGPRLNGKKERLVSLALRFDLVREDDLILLHGNRSVVR, from the coding sequence ATGCACAGCATCATCGTCGTGCCCATGCACAGCGCGTGCCCGGACGACCACCTTCGCCTGGAGCCGGGCGACGCCTTGCCGTTCGGCCGCGTGGCACCATCGCACAGCCCGCACAGCCCGCACAGCCCGCACAGCCCGCACAGCCCGCACCTGACCATCGCGCACGAGGGCGTCTCCCGTACGGCCGGAGAGATCACCGCCGCGGGCGCCTACTGGCGGCTCAGCAACCTGAGCAGCGCGCAGACGTACGTGGTCGAGAACCCGGAGGGCGCGGGTGAGCACATCAAGGTCGCGCCCGGCCGGCTCGACGCCCCGGTGCCCTTCGAGTTCGCCCGCGTGGTCCTGCCCGCCGGGAGCGACCTGCTGAGCTTCGACGTCTGGGCCCCGCGCCACGACTTCCTGGACCGCCCCGGCCCGCGGGACGGGGCGCCCACGACATGCGCCTTCCCGCTCGACCGCGGCAAGCGGTACTTCCAGGTCCTGGTCGCCCTGTGCGCCGGGCGCCTGCGCGGCGAGCCGCACGCCCCGCTGCCCACCGCCGAGGAACTGGTCGAGCGGCTGCGCCCACTGTGGCCGTCGGTCTCCCGCGCGTCGGTGGCGTGGAACATCGACTACCTGGCCGTCAAACTGCGCCTCAAACCGGCTCCGGACTCCACGCCGGGCGGCGGCCCCCGCCTCAACGGCAAGAAGGAGCGCCTGGTCTCCCTGGCCCTGCGCTTCGACCTCGTACGCGAGGACGACCTGATCCTGCTTCACGGGAACAGGAGCGTCGTCCGATGA